From the genome of Psychrilyobacter atlanticus DSM 19335, one region includes:
- the rapZ gene encoding RNase adapter RapZ, translating into MEIFIITGMSGAGKSTALNYFEDRGYMTIDNMPCFFIDGFKLSVYRERIKNVAIGMDIRSFERTDEFLELLESLKGEGVSYKVLYLDAKDEVILNRYNLTRRSHPLKRSNSIVENIYLERKMLSEIRELADIVIDTSDFTPKKMIENLKSRLEYKKIRDLVLTITTFGFKYGAPIDLDMMFDTRSLQNPYYIDELRPKNGDDKVVQEYVMSGSGSEEYLKKIEEMLEFLLPHFIKEGKTHLTVGIGCSGGKHRSVTIANKLYEYFNKKENIKVLLNHREQERWSL; encoded by the coding sequence ATGGAAATATTTATTATAACGGGAATGAGTGGTGCAGGAAAATCAACGGCACTTAATTATTTTGAAGATCGAGGATATATGACCATAGATAATATGCCCTGTTTTTTTATAGATGGATTTAAGCTGTCTGTATATAGAGAAAGGATAAAAAATGTCGCAATAGGGATGGATATAAGGTCCTTTGAAAGGACAGATGAATTTTTAGAGTTGTTAGAGAGTTTGAAGGGAGAGGGAGTTTCTTACAAGGTCCTTTATTTAGATGCCAAAGATGAGGTGATATTAAACAGATATAACCTAACTAGAAGATCCCACCCCTTGAAAAGGTCTAATTCTATCGTTGAAAATATCTATTTAGAGAGAAAAATGCTGTCTGAAATAAGAGAATTGGCAGACATAGTAATAGACACCAGTGATTTTACACCTAAAAAAATGATTGAAAATTTAAAATCTAGGTTAGAATATAAAAAAATAAGGGATTTGGTGCTAACCATAACTACATTTGGATTTAAATATGGAGCCCCTATAGACCTGGATATGATGTTTGATACCAGATCACTGCAAAATCCATACTATATAGATGAATTGCGGCCTAAAAATGGGGATGATAAAGTTGTTCAAGAATATGTGATGAGTGGAAGTGGCAGTGAAGAATACTTAAAGAAGATAGAGGAAATGTTGGAATTTTTATTACCACATTTTATAAAAGAGGGAAAGACCCACCTGACTGTTGGAATTGGATGCAGTGGTGGAAAACATAGATCGGTGACTATAGCTAATAAACTTTATGAATATTTTAATAAAAAGGAAAATATTAAGGTGTTATTAAATCATAGGGAGCAGGAGAGATGGAGTCTTTAA
- the uvrC gene encoding excinuclease ABC subunit UvrC — protein sequence MESLIDRYEIPDLPGVYLMKGKKEVIYVGKAKNLKKRVSSYFKKVHIDKKTMELVDHIEDLEFIVCKSELDALILENNLIKKYMPKYNILLKDQKTYPYIKISLEKFPKVSIIRRSKDMDIKNGDYFGPYPNGSGFLLKTLIKIFKIRDCNRDMKKIYPKPCLKYYMDRCMGPCVYKGVEESYKQSAENAKYFLKGRVDNLLKQMKEEMEKSSRSMEFEKAIQYREQIKAIENSLKTQVTEVLKNIDEDVFVCRQDGDLLFLTILKIRDGKILGVNNLRVDIPIEDDILVESFLRYYSNEKMPKNIILDSLFAEKKEILEGWGKNFLHINLKLYFPVVKSRRKKLLEMAYLNLEEEIKKYYNQKDVLEEGMKVLYETLNLNKFPRKIECFDISNISGKDAVGAMSVAVEGRLAKKHYRKFKIKTKDTPDDYHMMREVIQRRYSKLAQIDLPDLILIDGGLGQLNAVEGVFIGLKKENLVDIISIAKREEEVFKAGETSSYIFSKNTEALKILQRLRDEAHRFGITYHRNLRKKRVISSELDEVEGIGPKRKKDLLKRFKSVKRIKEATLEELLEIVPEKIAWQIKKVLN from the coding sequence ATGGAGTCTTTAATAGATAGGTATGAAATTCCAGATCTTCCTGGAGTTTATTTGATGAAAGGCAAAAAAGAGGTAATATATGTAGGGAAGGCTAAAAATTTAAAAAAAAGAGTCTCTTCATATTTTAAAAAAGTTCATATAGATAAAAAAACAATGGAATTGGTAGATCACATAGAGGATCTAGAGTTTATAGTCTGTAAAAGTGAATTAGATGCACTTATTTTAGAAAATAATCTAATAAAAAAATATATGCCGAAATATAATATCCTTCTAAAGGATCAAAAGACCTATCCCTATATCAAAATATCGCTAGAAAAATTTCCTAAGGTTTCTATTATTCGAAGAAGTAAAGATATGGATATAAAGAATGGAGATTATTTTGGTCCCTATCCCAATGGGAGCGGATTTTTGCTAAAGACCCTTATAAAGATATTTAAAATAAGGGATTGTAATAGAGATATGAAAAAAATATATCCTAAACCTTGTTTAAAATATTATATGGATCGATGTATGGGCCCTTGTGTTTATAAGGGGGTAGAGGAGAGTTATAAACAAAGTGCTGAAAATGCTAAATATTTTTTAAAAGGTAGGGTAGATAATCTCTTAAAACAGATGAAAGAAGAGATGGAAAAATCCAGTAGATCTATGGAGTTTGAAAAAGCTATCCAGTATAGGGAACAGATTAAAGCAATTGAAAATTCATTAAAAACACAGGTAACAGAAGTTTTAAAAAATATAGACGAGGATGTCTTTGTGTGCAGACAGGATGGAGATCTATTATTTTTGACTATATTAAAGATCAGAGACGGGAAGATCTTAGGAGTTAACAATTTAAGAGTAGACATCCCCATAGAAGATGACATATTGGTCGAGAGTTTTCTGAGGTATTATTCTAATGAAAAAATGCCTAAGAATATAATTTTAGACAGTTTGTTTGCAGAAAAAAAAGAAATTCTAGAGGGATGGGGTAAAAATTTTCTCCATATAAATTTAAAACTATACTTTCCTGTAGTTAAAAGCAGAAGGAAAAAGCTTTTAGAGATGGCATACCTTAATTTAGAGGAAGAGATTAAAAAATATTATAATCAAAAAGATGTATTGGAGGAGGGGATGAAAGTCCTCTATGAAACTTTAAACTTAAATAAATTTCCTCGAAAAATAGAGTGTTTTGATATATCTAATATCTCAGGGAAAGATGCGGTAGGAGCTATGAGTGTAGCTGTAGAAGGAAGGCTGGCAAAGAAGCATTATAGAAAGTTTAAGATAAAAACTAAAGACACTCCAGATGACTATCATATGATGAGAGAAGTGATTCAAAGAAGATACTCTAAGTTAGCTCAGATAGATCTACCGGACCTGATCCTGATAGATGGTGGTTTGGGTCAGCTAAATGCAGTGGAAGGAGTTTTTATAGGGTTAAAAAAGGAAAATTTGGTGGATATAATCAGTATAGCCAAGAGGGAAGAGGAAGTGTTCAAAGCAGGAGAAACCAGCTCCTACATCTTTTCCAAAAATACAGAGGCTCTAAAAATATTACAGAGGCTGAGAGATGAGGCTCATAGATTCGGAATAACTTACCATAGAAATTTACGAAAAAAAAGGGTAATATCTAGTGAGTTAGATGAGGTAGAAGGAATAGGTCCAAAAAGAAAAAAAGACCTCCTAAAAAGATTTAAATCGGTGAAAAGGATAAAAGAAGCAACTTTAGAAGAATTATTAGAAATCGTACCAGAGAAAATAGCATGGCAGATAAAAAAGGTTTTGAACTAA
- a CDS encoding response regulator: protein MKKVLVVDDELSIRLLLREIIEDLGMEVFEAETAIVGLQMIETEKFDLIIMDIQMPQMNGLDAMRKLREITDTPVFILTAFSHLEGVVENLGVEIQGFVEKPFDIDELAQKIQKQVEGNSNQ from the coding sequence ATGAAAAAAGTGTTAGTTGTAGATGATGAGTTAAGCATTAGATTGTTACTGAGAGAGATAATTGAAGACCTGGGTATGGAGGTTTTTGAAGCTGAGACTGCTATAGTAGGTTTACAGATGATAGAGACGGAAAAATTTGACCTTATCATCATGGATATTCAGATGCCACAGATGAATGGATTGGATGCCATGAGAAAATTAAGGGAGATAACAGATACTCCGGTGTTTATTTTGACTGCATTCAGTCATTTAGAAGGTGTTGTAGAAAACTTAGGGGTAGAGATCCAAGGGTTTGTAGAAAAGCCATTTGATATAGATGAACTAGCTCAGAAGATACAAAAACAAGTGGAAGGTAATAGTAATCAATAA